From Bacillus sp. Bos-x628, the proteins below share one genomic window:
- a CDS encoding aminopeptidase, with protein sequence MSSFEKQLDQYAKLIVEVGVNVQKGQEVMVSAFTESVDLVRLVAKHAYERGAKNVHIRWSDSVLTRLKYEHAPDEVFENFPEWEAQSMETIAKRGGAFITILSESPDLLRGIDSKKIASQQKAAGAALHTYRQYVQSDKVAWTVVGAASKDWAKKIFPEHSNEKAVALLWDQIFKVARADQENPVDAWKKHEKALNEKVKILNERHYHKLHYEAPGTDLTIELPDQHIWVGAGSVSEQGVSFIANMPTEEVFTVPKKDGVNGTVSSTKPLSYAGNIIDEFTLTFENGRIIDIKAKEGEDILRSLVETDEGSHYLGEVALVPDDSPISNSNILYYNTLYDENASNHLAIGNGYAFNIEGGKEMQRDELEEAGVNNSITHVDFMIGSKEMNIDGITKDGSREPIFRQGNWAF encoded by the coding sequence ATGAGTTCATTCGAGAAACAACTAGATCAATATGCCAAGCTCATTGTTGAAGTAGGTGTGAACGTTCAAAAAGGACAAGAAGTGATGGTGTCCGCTTTTACTGAGTCTGTTGACCTCGTTCGGCTTGTCGCAAAGCATGCCTATGAACGAGGTGCGAAAAACGTACATATTCGCTGGAGTGACAGTGTCCTTACTCGCTTAAAATATGAACATGCACCAGACGAAGTCTTCGAGAATTTCCCAGAATGGGAAGCACAATCTATGGAAACCATCGCAAAGCGCGGTGGAGCTTTTATCACCATCTTGTCCGAAAGCCCTGACCTTCTTCGAGGCATCGATTCGAAAAAAATCGCCTCACAGCAAAAAGCAGCTGGGGCGGCGCTTCATACATATCGTCAGTACGTTCAATCTGATAAAGTCGCTTGGACTGTCGTAGGCGCAGCATCGAAAGATTGGGCAAAAAAAATCTTCCCTGAACATTCTAATGAAAAGGCTGTTGCTTTACTATGGGATCAAATTTTTAAAGTCGCACGTGCTGATCAAGAAAACCCTGTTGATGCATGGAAAAAACATGAAAAAGCACTAAACGAAAAAGTAAAAATCTTAAACGAAAGACATTACCACAAGCTTCACTATGAAGCACCAGGGACAGATTTAACAATCGAGCTTCCTGATCAACATATTTGGGTAGGAGCTGGCAGTGTGAGCGAACAAGGCGTTTCCTTCATAGCAAATATGCCGACTGAAGAAGTCTTTACTGTACCTAAAAAAGATGGTGTGAATGGAACTGTATCAAGTACAAAACCGCTAAGTTATGCTGGGAACATCATTGATGAATTTACATTAACCTTTGAAAATGGCCGTATTATCGATATAAAAGCAAAAGAAGGAGAAGACATTTTAAGATCACTTGTAGAAACAGATGAAGGCTCACACTATTTAGGCGAGGTTGCACTCGTACCAGATGATTCACCGATCTCAAACTCAAACATTCTGTATTACAATACACTCTATGATGAAAATGCATCGAACCACCTTGCAATCGGCAATGGTTATGCATTTAATATCGAAGGTGGAAAAGAGATGCAAAGAGATGAATTAGAAGAAGCTGGTGTGAACAACAGCATCACTCACGTTGATTTCATGATCGGTTCAAAAGAAATGAATATTGATGGAATCACAAAGGACGGCAGTCGTGAACCAATCTTCCGCCAAGGAAACTGGGCATTTTAA
- a CDS encoding ATP-binding cassette domain-containing protein, with translation MIAVNNVSLRFADRKLFEDVNIKFTPGNCYGLIGANGAGKSTFLKILSGEIEPQTGDVHMNPGERLAILKQNHFEYEEFEVLKVVIMGHKRLYDVMQEKDAIYMKPDFSDEDGIRAAELEGEFAELNGWEAESEAAILLKGLGIPESLQSKKMSELGGSEKVKVLLAQALFGKPDVLLLDEPTNHLDLQAIQWLEEFLINFENTVIVVSHDRHFLNKVCTHIADLDFGKIQVYVGNYDFWYESSQLALKLSQEANKKKEEQIKQLQEFVARFSANASKSKQATSRKKLLDKISLDDIKPSSRKYPYIHFAPEREIGNDVLKVEGLSKTIDGVKVFDHVSFIMNREDKIAFLSRNELAVSTLFKILAGEMEPDSGTFKWGVTTSQAFFPKDNSEYFEGSDLNLVDWLRQYSPNDQSESFLRGFLGRMLFSGEEVKKKASVLSGGEKVRCMLSKMMLSGANILLLDEPTNHLDLESITALNNGLMNFKGAMLFSSHDHQFVETIANRIIEVTPKGIVDKQTSYDEFLADQDIQKRLNELYA, from the coding sequence ATGATTGCAGTGAATAATGTTAGTTTGCGGTTTGCTGATCGTAAACTATTTGAAGACGTAAATATTAAATTCACTCCTGGCAACTGTTACGGACTAATTGGAGCCAATGGAGCTGGTAAATCAACGTTCCTAAAGATTTTATCCGGAGAAATTGAACCTCAAACTGGTGATGTTCATATGAACCCAGGAGAACGTTTAGCGATTTTAAAACAGAACCACTTCGAATATGAAGAGTTTGAAGTGTTAAAGGTCGTCATTATGGGTCATAAACGTTTATATGATGTCATGCAAGAAAAAGACGCGATCTATATGAAGCCTGACTTCTCAGATGAAGATGGTATCCGTGCAGCGGAACTTGAAGGTGAATTTGCCGAATTGAACGGCTGGGAAGCAGAAAGTGAAGCTGCTATTTTACTGAAAGGTCTTGGTATTCCAGAGAGTCTTCAATCAAAGAAAATGTCTGAGCTTGGCGGGTCTGAAAAGGTAAAAGTACTTTTAGCCCAAGCTTTATTTGGTAAGCCAGATGTTCTTCTTCTAGATGAGCCGACGAACCACTTGGACCTGCAAGCAATTCAGTGGCTTGAGGAATTCTTAATTAACTTTGAAAATACAGTCATCGTTGTTTCGCATGATCGTCACTTCTTAAACAAAGTGTGCACTCATATTGCAGATCTTGATTTTGGGAAAATTCAAGTTTATGTTGGAAACTATGATTTTTGGTATGAGTCTAGCCAGCTAGCACTGAAACTTAGCCAAGAGGCGAATAAGAAAAAAGAAGAACAAATTAAGCAACTGCAAGAATTCGTTGCACGATTCAGTGCAAATGCATCCAAGTCGAAGCAAGCGACTTCAAGAAAGAAATTGCTTGATAAAATTTCTTTAGATGACATTAAGCCATCTTCACGTAAATACCCGTATATTCATTTTGCACCTGAGCGTGAAATTGGAAATGATGTATTAAAGGTGGAAGGTCTATCGAAAACGATTGACGGGGTTAAGGTATTTGATCATGTCAGCTTTATTATGAATCGAGAAGACAAAATTGCTTTCTTAAGCCGTAATGAGCTTGCTGTTTCCACTTTGTTTAAAATCCTTGCTGGTGAAATGGAACCGGACAGCGGAACATTTAAATGGGGCGTGACGACTTCTCAAGCCTTTTTCCCGAAAGATAATAGTGAATACTTTGAGGGAAGCGATCTGAATCTTGTTGATTGGCTTCGTCAATATTCTCCAAACGATCAAAGTGAAAGCTTTTTACGTGGCTTCTTAGGACGTATGCTCTTCTCTGGGGAAGAAGTAAAGAAAAAGGCAAGCGTCCTTTCAGGAGGAGAAAAGGTTCGTTGTATGTTATCGAAAATGATGCTTTCTGGGGCGAATATTTTGCTGCTAGATGAGCCGACGAATCACTTAGATCTTGAATCGATTACAGCGCTGAATAACGGCTTAATGAATTTTAAAGGCGCTATGCTCTTCTCAAGTCATGACCACCAGTTTGTTGAGACTATAGCTAACCGTATTATCGAAGTAACACCAAAAGGCATTGTCGATAAACAAACATCATATGATGAGTTTTTAGCAGATCAAGACATTCAAAAAAGACTAAATGAACTGTATGCTTAA
- the pfkB gene encoding 1-phosphofructokinase, whose amino-acid sequence MIYTVTLNPSVDYIVHVEDFAVGGLNRSTYDKKYPGGKGINVSRLLKRHGVESKVLGFIGGFTGKYIQDFLQNEQLQTAFQEVSEDTRINVKLKTGEETEINGMGPSITEAQFESFLAQFTSLTEGDIVVLAGSIPSSLPQNTYERIAEVCEHNGGRVVFDISGEALKKAANLKPFLMKPNHHELGEMFQTSISSVEEAIPYGQKLLEQGAEHVIVSMAGDGALLFSKEGVYQSNVPKGKLINSVGAGDSVVAGFLAGVSKGLSIEDSFKLGVTSGSATAFSEELGTKELVDKLLPEVKVTRI is encoded by the coding sequence ATGATTTATACAGTAACCCTAAACCCTTCTGTTGATTACATCGTACACGTTGAGGATTTTGCTGTCGGCGGTTTAAATCGTTCAACCTATGACAAAAAATACCCAGGCGGTAAAGGTATCAATGTATCAAGGCTGTTAAAACGTCACGGTGTTGAATCAAAAGTACTTGGATTCATTGGCGGATTTACAGGCAAATATATTCAAGACTTTTTACAAAACGAACAATTGCAAACAGCCTTTCAAGAGGTGTCAGAAGATACACGAATTAATGTGAAATTAAAAACAGGTGAAGAAACAGAAATTAACGGTATGGGTCCAAGTATTACAGAAGCGCAATTCGAGTCGTTTCTAGCCCAATTTACCTCCTTGACTGAAGGAGATATCGTTGTTTTAGCAGGTAGTATCCCTTCGTCATTACCTCAAAACACGTATGAGCGTATTGCGGAGGTTTGCGAGCATAATGGAGGACGTGTTGTGTTTGATATATCAGGTGAAGCCTTAAAAAAGGCGGCGAATTTGAAGCCGTTTTTGATGAAGCCAAACCATCACGAATTAGGTGAAATGTTCCAGACTAGCATTTCATCAGTTGAAGAAGCCATTCCTTATGGCCAAAAGCTGTTAGAGCAAGGTGCAGAGCATGTCATTGTATCCATGGCAGGAGACGGAGCCCTTTTATTTAGTAAAGAAGGGGTTTATCAATCAAATGTTCCAAAGGGAAAACTCATCAATTCAGTTGGTGCAGGTGATTCAGTTGTTGCAGGTTTTTTAGCAGGCGTTTCTAAAGGTCTTTCTATCGAGGATTCATTTAAGCTTGGTGTGACATCAGGAAGCGCTACAGCATTCTCAGAGGAACTTGGTACAAAAGAGCTTGTCGACAAACTATTACCTGAAGTAAAAGTCACACGTATTTAA
- a CDS encoding DeoR/GlpR family DNA-binding transcription regulator, with translation MLTPERHQLIIDYLEENDVIKIQDLTSMTDASESTIRRDLSALEEKGFLKRVHGGAAKISNIRLEPDVFEKSAKNLHEKSIIAQEAATLLKQGDCIYLDAGTTTQQMIEYIDQDQDIVVVTNGVMHIEALMRKGISFYLIGGLVKHRTGAMVGAAALTAMENYRFDKSFVGTNGIHPEAGFTTPDPEEALIKKRAMKQAKKTYILSDASKFGEISFSAFANLQEATIITNDTKEDSFDNYHEKTVIKVVKT, from the coding sequence ATGTTAACTCCAGAAAGACATCAACTCATTATCGATTACCTAGAAGAAAATGATGTGATCAAAATACAGGACTTAACAAGTATGACTGATGCCTCAGAGTCCACAATCAGAAGAGACTTATCAGCCCTTGAAGAGAAAGGCTTTCTTAAAAGAGTACATGGAGGAGCAGCCAAAATTTCAAACATTCGACTTGAACCTGACGTTTTTGAGAAATCAGCCAAAAACCTTCATGAAAAGTCAATCATTGCTCAAGAAGCCGCAACTCTTTTAAAACAGGGCGATTGTATTTATTTAGATGCTGGTACGACTACACAGCAAATGATTGAGTATATAGATCAGGATCAAGATATTGTCGTAGTGACAAATGGTGTGATGCACATTGAAGCACTCATGAGAAAAGGGATTTCTTTTTACCTGATAGGCGGATTAGTGAAACATCGAACAGGTGCCATGGTGGGAGCCGCAGCTCTGACGGCTATGGAAAATTACCGTTTTGACAAAAGTTTTGTTGGGACGAACGGCATTCATCCCGAGGCAGGTTTTACAACACCTGATCCAGAGGAAGCGCTCATCAAAAAAAGAGCCATGAAGCAGGCGAAAAAAACCTATATCTTATCAGATGCCTCAAAGTTTGGCGAAATATCGTTTTCAGCCTTTGCTAATTTACAGGAAGCAACCATTATCACAAACGACACTAAAGAGGATTCATTCGATAATTACCACGAAAAAACGGTCATAAAGGTAGTGAAAACATGA
- a CDS encoding ABC transporter ATP-binding protein — MIQLSNVTKSYQVAQETFDVLSEINLVIAKGEYVSIMGPSGSGKSTLMNIIGCLDRPTSGQYRFQGRELSIAKDQELAVIRNQSIGFVFQQFHLLPRLNARRNVELPMIYSGISQRERKERAESALEKVGLTDRMNHMPNELSGGQKQRVAIARAIVNEPQLILADEPTGALDSKTSFSIMEQFTQLNMEGTTVVLVTHEEEIAAFTHRTIIVKDGRLVEERLKQGEAMNETL, encoded by the coding sequence ATGATTCAGCTTTCAAACGTTACAAAGAGCTACCAAGTTGCACAAGAGACATTTGATGTATTAAGTGAGATTAATCTTGTCATTGCAAAAGGTGAATATGTCTCGATCATGGGGCCATCTGGCTCTGGAAAGTCTACTTTAATGAATATCATCGGCTGTCTAGATCGCCCAACATCAGGGCAGTACCGCTTTCAAGGAAGAGAGCTATCAATTGCAAAAGATCAAGAACTTGCGGTCATTCGAAATCAATCGATCGGTTTTGTTTTTCAACAATTTCATTTATTGCCGAGATTAAATGCAAGACGTAATGTTGAACTTCCGATGATTTACTCTGGAATCAGTCAAAGAGAAAGGAAAGAACGTGCAGAAAGCGCACTTGAAAAAGTAGGCTTGACCGATCGAATGAACCATATGCCGAATGAGCTGTCAGGAGGTCAAAAGCAGAGGGTGGCCATTGCGCGGGCGATTGTCAATGAACCTCAGCTCATCTTAGCAGATGAACCGACAGGCGCTCTTGACTCAAAAACAAGTTTCTCTATCATGGAACAGTTTACACAGCTGAATATGGAAGGAACAACGGTTGTTCTTGTCACTCATGAAGAAGAAATAGCTGCATTTACGCATCGAACGATTATCGTTAAAGATGGACGGCTCGTTGAAGAAAGATTGAAACAAGGGGAAGCGATGAATGAAACTCTTTGA
- a CDS encoding efflux RND transporter periplasmic adaptor subunit gives MKKKIIIGSVFIIVIGLFIGFNIAKNQSTPASTAEFKTVKLMPKEIRSKVMTPGTLSFSEEQFIYAEEEKGELKRIAVKEGEKVKPGTPLLIYENKELDIEQKQQALAAESSALKIEQLRNRLNKLKQTKVNETSSSLKNERDQLELELKAAELEQKQAELNQEKVKGKMDDLTIHSKIEGTVISIEQEAVAEKLEERQPIIHIGNEKKMMVRGLISEYDAIKVKKKQKVKVTSDVIRGKSWQGVVKKVGFVPAHAAAGTETNATDQTVQYPVEIEIKGKKPDAKLGFKMIMEIETDHRQAQTIPDTAVKKEDGEQYVYIVQKNQLKKVKVELGETSGHDVEVTKGLTKEDQIIANPVADMYDGMEVNAE, from the coding sequence ATGAAAAAGAAAATCATCATAGGATCGGTCTTTATTATTGTCATTGGTCTATTTATTGGATTTAACATCGCAAAAAATCAATCAACACCTGCTTCTACAGCAGAATTTAAAACAGTCAAACTTATGCCAAAAGAAATAAGGTCTAAGGTGATGACACCTGGAACACTTTCTTTTTCCGAGGAACAATTCATCTATGCTGAAGAGGAGAAAGGTGAACTGAAAAGAATTGCGGTAAAAGAAGGTGAAAAGGTAAAGCCTGGAACACCACTCCTTATATATGAAAATAAAGAACTTGACATTGAACAAAAGCAGCAAGCATTGGCTGCTGAATCAAGTGCTTTAAAAATAGAACAATTACGCAATAGACTCAATAAATTAAAACAAACAAAAGTAAATGAGACAAGCTCTTCTCTTAAGAATGAGCGAGATCAGCTTGAATTAGAGTTGAAAGCAGCTGAGTTAGAGCAAAAACAAGCAGAACTCAATCAAGAAAAAGTAAAAGGGAAAATGGACGACTTAACAATACATAGCAAGATAGAGGGAACAGTGATTTCTATCGAGCAAGAGGCAGTCGCAGAGAAATTGGAAGAGAGACAGCCAATTATACATATTGGCAATGAGAAAAAAATGATGGTGCGAGGTCTTATTTCTGAGTATGATGCCATTAAAGTCAAAAAGAAACAAAAAGTAAAAGTGACATCCGATGTGATTCGCGGTAAGAGCTGGCAGGGAGTCGTAAAGAAAGTGGGGTTTGTTCCTGCTCATGCAGCAGCGGGCACTGAGACAAATGCGACCGATCAAACGGTTCAGTACCCAGTTGAAATTGAAATTAAGGGTAAAAAACCTGATGCAAAGCTAGGCTTTAAAATGATCATGGAAATCGAAACGGATCATCGTCAAGCGCAAACCATTCCAGACACAGCAGTGAAAAAAGAAGACGGTGAACAATACGTATATATTGTTCAAAAAAATCAATTGAAAAAAGTAAAGGTAGAGCTTGGAGAAACATCTGGTCATGATGTTGAGGTGACAAAAGGATTAACAAAAGAGGATCAAATCATCGCTAATCCGGTAGCCGATATGTATGACGGAATGGAAGTGAATGCTGAATGA
- the lepB gene encoding signal peptidase I: protein MNEENKQNEIQSDVKQTKTEKKSSLFEWIKAILIALALVLLIRTFIFEPYVVEGESMEPTLHDGEKLFVNKTINYLGGLKRGDIVIINGKDGQKIHYVKRLIGLPGDTIEMKDDTLYINGKKVDEPYLKENKAHAKEYEVHLTGDFGPVKVPKNDYFVMGDNRLNSMDSRNGLGLIEKDRIVGTSEFVFFPFGDIRQTK, encoded by the coding sequence TTGAACGAAGAAAACAAACAAAACGAAATTCAATCTGATGTTAAGCAAACCAAAACAGAGAAGAAAAGTTCACTATTTGAATGGATTAAAGCCATTTTAATTGCTCTTGCTCTTGTTTTGCTCATCCGTACGTTTATTTTTGAGCCGTACGTGGTGGAAGGTGAATCAATGGAACCAACTCTTCATGATGGTGAAAAGCTGTTTGTGAACAAAACCATTAATTATCTCGGTGGTCTTAAAAGAGGGGATATCGTTATTATTAATGGAAAAGATGGTCAAAAAATTCATTATGTCAAACGATTGATTGGTCTTCCGGGAGACACGATTGAAATGAAGGATGACACCCTTTACATTAATGGAAAAAAAGTAGATGAGCCTTATTTAAAAGAAAACAAGGCACATGCGAAAGAGTATGAGGTACATTTGACAGGCGATTTTGGTCCAGTTAAAGTACCGAAAAACGATTACTTTGTGATGGGTGACAACAGACTCAATTCCATGGATAGTCGAAATGGATTAGGTCTTATTGAAAAGGATCGGATTGTCGGTACATCAGAATTTGTTTTCTTCCCATTTGGCGACATTCGACAAACAAAATAA
- a CDS encoding YIP1 family protein, which produces MREKDQKPTILGVSTRPVEHLKRVWEYPIIWWPLFCIFVLSVFSTYLSEIVNEGMWADLGVFTPFVYVIVLMGLLLGIVINAGIYKLIVWLAKGDATFKQLFSATLFITPITIIGVIIQNMAVVFFHVPKDVTVTSLNALIRLPDQWHAVLGNIDIFVIWNLILTGLLLTQVGRMSKRTSWLIVGVFYLLSLIFQYVGSTINISVSWG; this is translated from the coding sequence ATGAGAGAAAAAGATCAAAAGCCTACTATATTAGGGGTTAGCACAAGACCAGTTGAACATCTGAAGAGAGTGTGGGAGTACCCGATAATTTGGTGGCCTTTATTTTGTATATTCGTATTATCAGTGTTTTCCACTTATTTATCAGAGATCGTAAATGAAGGAATGTGGGCAGATTTAGGTGTTTTTACTCCATTTGTATATGTGATTGTATTGATGGGACTTTTACTTGGGATCGTGATCAATGCTGGGATATATAAATTGATTGTATGGTTAGCAAAGGGAGACGCAACGTTTAAACAGTTGTTTTCAGCTACATTGTTTATTACACCTATTACCATTATAGGCGTTATCATCCAAAATATGGCGGTGGTATTTTTTCATGTTCCAAAGGATGTCACTGTGACTTCATTAAATGCACTCATCCGACTTCCTGATCAATGGCACGCAGTTTTAGGTAATATTGATATTTTTGTCATTTGGAACCTTATCTTAACAGGTCTTTTATTGACACAAGTCGGCCGTATGTCGAAAAGAACATCTTGGCTCATTGTCGGAGTCTTTTATTTACTTTCTTTGATCTTTCAGTATGTAGGATCCACAATCAACATTTCAGTAAGCTGGGGGTAG
- a CDS encoding ABC transporter permease, whose amino-acid sequence MKLFENIKIALNSVLAHKLRSILTMLGIIIGVGSVIAVVAIGQGGEQMLKESISGPNNTIDMTYTPSDEELNANPNALLEATFTEEDIQKVKTISAVKQVASSNAQGMKLRYRDSTIDATVNGINEGYTNVHSLQIAEGQNLRDIDFRSGRRAAIITEGVEKELFNGKKAVGEMIWMNGQPVEVIGVLAKQKGLFSFDMNEIYVPFAMLTSTFGLNEYDKMSIQVAHADQMKEVGNTAAALLNKNHHTEDAYEMMNMEEIAAGIGQITSVMTTIIGSIAGISLLVGGIGVMNIMLVSVTERTREIGIRKALGATRSQILVQFLIESVVLTLIGGFIGIALGFGVASLVSLIAGWPSLVSWQVVCGGVLFSMLIGIIFGLIPANKAARLDPIEALRYE is encoded by the coding sequence ATGAAACTCTTTGAAAATATTAAAATAGCGCTGAATTCTGTTTTAGCTCATAAATTACGTTCTATTTTAACGATGTTAGGAATTATTATCGGTGTTGGCTCAGTCATTGCAGTCGTCGCCATTGGCCAGGGTGGTGAGCAAATGCTAAAAGAATCAATTTCCGGACCAAACAATACAATCGATATGACCTATACACCTTCTGATGAAGAATTGAATGCGAATCCAAATGCATTATTAGAAGCTACATTTACTGAAGAAGACATACAGAAAGTCAAAACAATTAGTGCCGTCAAGCAGGTCGCTTCCTCGAATGCACAAGGAATGAAATTGAGATATCGAGATTCAACAATAGATGCTACTGTAAATGGAATTAATGAAGGGTATACAAATGTACATTCATTACAAATAGCAGAAGGACAAAATTTAAGGGATATTGACTTTAGGAGCGGGAGAAGAGCGGCTATTATTACAGAGGGGGTTGAAAAAGAGCTGTTTAACGGAAAAAAAGCAGTAGGCGAAATGATCTGGATGAATGGTCAGCCAGTTGAAGTCATCGGTGTGTTAGCTAAACAGAAAGGTCTCTTTTCATTTGACATGAATGAAATATATGTACCATTTGCCATGCTGACCTCCACTTTCGGTTTAAACGAATACGATAAAATGTCGATTCAAGTAGCACATGCAGACCAAATGAAGGAAGTAGGAAATACTGCAGCCGCGCTTTTAAATAAAAATCATCATACCGAAGATGCCTATGAAATGATGAATATGGAAGAAATAGCTGCAGGCATCGGTCAAATTACGTCGGTGATGACAACAATCATCGGATCCATTGCTGGCATTTCATTACTTGTCGGCGGAATCGGTGTGATGAATATCATGCTCGTTTCTGTTACTGAACGAACAAGGGAAATTGGGATTAGAAAGGCTCTTGGTGCGACCAGATCACAAATACTGGTTCAATTTTTAATTGAGTCTGTTGTATTGACACTCATAGGCGGGTTTATTGGGATTGCACTTGGCTTTGGTGTTGCATCGCTTGTATCACTCATTGCAGGCTGGCCATCCCTTGTGTCGTGGCAAGTTGTTTGTGGCGGCGTTCTGTTTAGTATGCTGATTGGCATCATTTTTGGGTTAATTCCCGCAAATAAAGCGGCAAGACTTGATCCTATCGAGGCTCTAAGATATGAATAA
- a CDS encoding fructose-specific PTS transporter subunit EIIC — translation MKITELLTKHTIKLDLNSQQKEDVIDELVTVLDTAGKLNDKKGYKEAVINREKQSSTGIGEGIAIPHAKTASVKEPAIAFGRSIVGVDYESLDGQPSHLVFMIAATEGANNTHLEALSRLSTLLMREEIRKQLLEAKSEDEIIEIINTHDKDDEKEEVKEESTTEGKPGKILAVTACPTGIAHTFMAADALKEKAKEMGVDIKVETNGSSGIKHALTAKEIEEAPAIIVAADKQVEMERFKGKHVIEVPVTAGIRRPQELIEKAINQDAPIYQGSGGSSAKDQNESSGSGRSGFYKHLMSGVSNMLPFVVGGGILVAISFFWGINSANPHDPSYNSFAAVLKGIGGDNALALIVAVLAGFIAMSIADRPGFAPGMVGGFMASTAGAGFLGGLIAGFLAGYIVVLLKKVFTFVPQSLDGIKPVLLYPLFGIFFTGIIMHYVVNTPVKMVMDGLTHWLESLGTGNLVLMGMILAGMMAIDMGGPINKAAYTFGLAMIAAGNYAPHAAIMAGGMVPPLGIALATTIFKNKFSKRDREAGITCYFMGAAFITEGAIPFAAADPLRVIPSAVIGAAVAGGLTEFFRITLPAPHGGLFVIWVTNHPILYIISILIGAIVTALLLGMLKKRVKQEA, via the coding sequence ATGAAAATCACAGAACTACTGACGAAGCACACGATAAAGCTTGATTTAAATAGTCAGCAAAAAGAAGATGTTATTGATGAGCTGGTTACTGTATTAGATACAGCCGGCAAATTAAATGATAAAAAAGGTTACAAAGAAGCCGTGATCAATCGAGAAAAACAGAGCTCTACTGGTATTGGCGAAGGAATTGCGATTCCTCATGCAAAAACAGCAAGTGTCAAAGAGCCTGCCATTGCATTTGGTCGATCTATTGTTGGTGTAGACTATGAATCATTAGACGGACAACCAAGTCATCTCGTTTTTATGATCGCAGCGACTGAAGGTGCAAACAATACGCATTTAGAAGCCCTTTCTCGTTTATCTACGCTGCTTATGCGCGAAGAAATTAGAAAACAGCTTCTTGAAGCGAAATCGGAAGATGAAATCATTGAAATCATCAATACGCATGATAAGGATGATGAAAAAGAGGAAGTAAAAGAAGAATCAACGACAGAAGGAAAGCCTGGCAAAATTTTAGCTGTTACAGCTTGTCCAACAGGGATTGCTCATACATTTATGGCAGCAGATGCGCTAAAAGAAAAAGCCAAAGAAATGGGCGTAGACATTAAAGTTGAAACAAACGGTTCTAGTGGTATTAAACACGCTCTCACAGCAAAAGAAATTGAAGAAGCACCAGCGATCATTGTCGCAGCTGACAAGCAGGTCGAGATGGAACGATTTAAAGGCAAACATGTCATTGAAGTACCTGTTACAGCGGGAATTCGTCGTCCGCAAGAATTGATTGAAAAAGCGATCAATCAAGATGCGCCGATTTATCAAGGATCTGGCGGCAGTTCTGCAAAAGATCAAAATGAATCTTCAGGCAGTGGAAGAAGTGGATTTTATAAACATTTAATGAGCGGTGTCAGCAACATGCTTCCGTTTGTTGTTGGTGGCGGGATCTTAGTTGCGATTTCATTTTTCTGGGGGATTAATTCTGCAAATCCACATGACCCTTCATACAATTCATTTGCCGCTGTATTAAAAGGAATTGGCGGAGATAATGCGCTTGCCTTAATCGTTGCTGTTTTAGCTGGATTTATTGCGATGAGTATTGCAGATCGGCCAGGTTTTGCACCAGGTATGGTCGGAGGATTTATGGCCTCTACTGCAGGTGCAGGATTCTTAGGTGGTTTGATTGCTGGTTTCCTTGCAGGATACATTGTAGTGCTACTGAAAAAAGTATTTACGTTTGTTCCGCAATCACTAGATGGTATTAAACCGGTTCTATTGTATCCGTTATTCGGTATTTTCTTTACAGGCATTATCATGCATTACGTCGTAAATACACCTGTCAAAATGGTGATGGACGGATTAACGCACTGGCTTGAATCACTTGGAACTGGAAACCTTGTATTAATGGGCATGATCTTAGCTGGTATGATGGCAATCGATATGGGTGGTCCGATTAACAAAGCAGCTTACACATTTGGTCTTGCCATGATTGCTGCTGGCAACTATGCACCGCACGCTGCCATTATGGCAGGGGGAATGGTTCCGCCGCTAGGGATTGCACTTGCTACAACAATTTTCAAAAACAAGTTTTCAAAACGTGATCGTGAAGCAGGGATTACATGTTACTTCATGGGAGCAGCTTTCATCACTGAAGGAGCTATCCCATTTGCAGCGGCGGATCCTCTGCGCGTTATTCCTTCAGCGGTCATCGGAGCAGCGGTAGCAGGTGGATTAACGGAATTCTTTAGAATAACACTTCCTGCACCACATGGAGGATTATTCGTTATCTGGGTGACAAACCATCCAATTCTTTATATCATCAGCATCTTAATTGGTGCCATTGTGACAGCACTATTACTCGGTATGTTGAAAAAACGAGTCAAACAAGAAGCATAA